Proteins encoded within one genomic window of Thermoleophilaceae bacterium:
- a CDS encoding M20/M25/M40 family metallo-hydrolase, protein MDPWIEAEAARIARHAERELEALVAVSSPSGDAAGAEEAIAVASVLLPDEAEVERPPCSSPDHAPDLLARVKGTGTGRIVLLGHLDTVVAHGAHRNLERGEERLSGSGAVDMKGGVVLALGVLKALATTKRETFTEVALLLVVDEEWRVSPFAHAAHFAGHDACLCFEAGEKGPGGQEGVIVRRKAAGTLRVEATGRAAHSGSAPHKGRNALLALAHAAQAVARCHDPKGPERLSAVPTIMRAGEAFNVVPPAGELLCDLRADRLEAFAPVMEAVPAEHEGVTLDKALVRSWPGMDSREATGGLLEGATERLGRKVVGTERGGASDASHFATRLPLTVDGLGPRGGSAHHPDEYVLAASLHERAQVALAVAAEALHSPR, encoded by the coding sequence ATGGATCCGTGGATCGAGGCCGAGGCGGCGCGCATCGCCCGCCATGCCGAGCGCGAGCTCGAGGCGCTGGTGGCGGTGTCAAGCCCGTCCGGGGATGCCGCCGGCGCCGAGGAGGCCATCGCCGTCGCCTCGGTGCTGCTGCCCGACGAGGCCGAGGTCGAGCGACCTCCCTGCTCCAGCCCCGACCACGCCCCGGACCTCCTCGCGCGCGTGAAGGGAACCGGCACGGGGCGGATCGTGCTGCTCGGCCATCTCGACACCGTGGTGGCCCACGGCGCGCACCGCAACCTGGAGCGCGGTGAGGAGCGGCTCAGCGGCTCGGGCGCGGTGGACATGAAGGGCGGCGTCGTGCTGGCGCTGGGGGTGTTGAAGGCGCTGGCGACGACGAAACGCGAGACCTTCACGGAAGTCGCGCTCCTCCTCGTGGTGGACGAGGAATGGCGCGTGTCCCCGTTCGCCCACGCCGCCCACTTCGCCGGCCATGACGCCTGCCTCTGCTTCGAGGCCGGTGAGAAGGGTCCCGGCGGGCAGGAGGGCGTGATCGTGCGGCGCAAGGCGGCGGGCACCCTGCGCGTAGAGGCCACCGGCCGCGCCGCGCACTCCGGCTCCGCCCCCCACAAGGGACGCAACGCGCTGCTGGCGCTCGCGCACGCGGCCCAGGCGGTGGCGCGATGCCACGATCCGAAGGGCCCCGAGCGCCTGAGCGCCGTGCCCACGATCATGCGCGCGGGCGAGGCCTTCAACGTGGTCCCGCCGGCGGGCGAGCTGCTGTGCGACCTGCGCGCCGACCGGCTCGAGGCGTTCGCGCCCGTGATGGAGGCCGTCCCCGCGGAGCACGAGGGCGTGACGCTCGACAAGGCGCTCGTGCGCTCCTGGCCCGGCATGGACTCCCGCGAGGCCACCGGAGGACTGCTCGAAGGCGCCACGGAGCGGCTGGGGCGCAAGGTCGTGGGCACCGAGCGCGGCGGCGCGAGCGACGCCAGCCACTTCGCCACCCGGCTGCCGCTGACCGTCGACGGCCTCGGCCCGCGCGGCGGCAGCGCCCACCACCCGGACGAGTACGTGCTCGCCGCCAGCCTGCACGAACGCGCCCAGGTGGCCCTCGCGGTGGCCGCCGAGGCACTACATTCGCCCCGATGA
- a CDS encoding CocE/NonD family hydrolase: MDSCLRAAAAALAVLVIGATPAVAAGPPKDYTQTANLSQPVFSGDEIVREIFEVPMHDGVHMYVEVVRPAADGDYPVILEASPYHGTLADRDGRRILPEPAGEDGVPLGLTGYFAPRGYAVVMADLRGTGRSEGCLDHLGQNDAKDLKDIVEWAASADWSNGRVGMTGHSYVGSTPSVAAAQNPAGLVTILPSAGLSSMYDHQFQAGVPYFLQWAGPMEAYEQLALQRHLPPAPADPLGLVGPTGDSFGKGMEYFGCGLPNSSLVEGERQFSGEYGGWHAERDHDAGATAADIPVFLWHGVNDNAARVSSMEWFTRRDGHPGDKLWLGQWDHGSGCCPTRRGIQATYAMHAWFDKHLAQRDTDTGPPVEMFLSDGTFEEATTGDRDQIHTADAWPGAPRALGLNPSASGGTLEPGEVEEGEASFIGDPLGVVDPQGTGGVDFVSEPVEADTLFAGQPRLELAASVSAPRVHLIANVYDESPDGDRRRLSQCAINPELRNGIATNTPVVPGERYDMTPSCYAMAHNLRAGHRLVLRVTASDPDKVPIFALDPNITVFTGPGATALQLPVVDGPTLYEDDIPLEEGAGVPVGPAQAPLSGSAMPLAPGAGVRVEPLTSATFEFDVEDGFDNARMVASAVPGAPADIDLYLQRQEDDGTWSDDLASGASGSLESETLESGRLEPGHYRIEVHNWAGPPATSVELSLTFFNQDGEPGA; encoded by the coding sequence ATGGACTCATGCCTGCGCGCCGCCGCCGCGGCGCTTGCCGTTCTCGTCATCGGGGCCACGCCGGCCGTGGCTGCCGGGCCGCCGAAGGACTACACGCAGACGGCCAACCTGTCGCAACCCGTCTTCTCCGGGGACGAGATCGTGCGCGAGATCTTCGAGGTGCCCATGCACGACGGCGTGCACATGTACGTGGAGGTCGTGCGCCCGGCCGCGGACGGCGACTACCCGGTGATCCTCGAGGCCAGCCCCTACCACGGCACCCTGGCCGACCGCGACGGCAGGCGCATCCTCCCCGAGCCCGCCGGCGAGGACGGCGTCCCGCTCGGCCTCACCGGCTACTTCGCCCCGCGCGGCTACGCCGTCGTGATGGCCGACCTGCGCGGCACCGGCCGCTCCGAGGGCTGCCTCGACCACCTCGGGCAGAACGACGCCAAGGACCTGAAGGACATCGTGGAGTGGGCGGCTTCCGCGGACTGGTCCAACGGCCGCGTGGGCATGACCGGCCACTCGTACGTGGGCTCCACGCCGAGTGTGGCCGCCGCGCAGAACCCCGCGGGCCTGGTCACCATCCTCCCCAGCGCGGGCCTCTCCTCCATGTACGACCACCAGTTCCAGGCCGGCGTGCCCTACTTCCTGCAGTGGGCCGGGCCGATGGAGGCCTACGAGCAGCTGGCCCTCCAGCGCCACCTGCCGCCGGCTCCCGCGGACCCGCTCGGGCTCGTGGGCCCCACCGGCGACTCGTTCGGCAAGGGCATGGAGTACTTCGGCTGCGGCCTGCCCAACTCGTCGCTGGTCGAGGGCGAGCGCCAGTTCTCGGGCGAGTACGGCGGCTGGCACGCCGAGCGCGATCACGACGCCGGCGCCACGGCGGCCGACATCCCGGTCTTCCTCTGGCACGGGGTGAACGACAACGCCGCGCGCGTGAGCTCGATGGAGTGGTTCACCCGCCGCGACGGCCACCCCGGCGACAAGCTTTGGCTGGGCCAGTGGGACCACGGCTCGGGTTGCTGCCCCACCCGGCGCGGCATCCAGGCCACCTACGCCATGCACGCCTGGTTCGACAAGCACCTGGCCCAGCGCGACACCGACACCGGACCGCCGGTGGAGATGTTCCTCTCCGACGGCACGTTCGAGGAGGCCACCACCGGCGACCGCGACCAGATTCACACGGCGGACGCCTGGCCGGGCGCGCCGCGCGCGCTGGGGCTGAACCCGAGCGCCTCCGGGGGCACGCTCGAGCCCGGCGAGGTCGAGGAGGGCGAGGCGTCGTTCATCGGCGACCCGCTCGGAGTGGTGGACCCGCAGGGCACCGGCGGCGTGGACTTCGTCTCGGAGCCCGTGGAGGCCGACACGCTGTTCGCGGGCCAGCCCAGGCTCGAGCTGGCCGCCTCGGTGAGCGCGCCGCGCGTGCACCTGATCGCCAACGTCTACGACGAGTCGCCCGACGGCGACCGCCGCCGCCTCAGCCAGTGCGCGATCAACCCGGAGCTGCGCAACGGCATCGCCACCAACACGCCGGTCGTGCCGGGCGAGCGCTACGACATGACGCCGTCCTGCTATGCCATGGCGCACAACCTGCGAGCGGGACACCGGCTGGTGCTGCGCGTGACCGCCAGCGATCCGGACAAGGTGCCGATCTTCGCGCTCGACCCCAACATCACGGTGTTCACGGGGCCGGGCGCCACGGCGCTCCAGCTGCCGGTGGTGGACGGGCCCACGCTGTATGAGGACGACATTCCGCTCGAGGAGGGCGCGGGCGTGCCCGTGGGCCCGGCGCAGGCGCCGCTCTCGGGCTCGGCCATGCCGCTCGCGCCCGGCGCCGGCGTGCGGGTGGAGCCGCTCACGAGCGCGACGTTCGAGTTCGACGTCGAGGACGGGTTCGACAACGCGCGCATGGTGGCGAGCGCGGTGCCCGGCGCCCCCGCCGACATCGACCTCTACCTCCAGCGCCAGGAGGACGACGGGACGTGGAGCGACGACCTGGCGTCGGGCGCGTCGGGCTCGCTCGAGTCCGAGACGCTCGAGTCCGGGCGCCTCGAGCCGGGTCACTACCGCATCGAGGTGCACAACTGGGCGGGCCCGCCGGCCACGTCGGTCGAGCTCTCGCTGACGTTCTTCAACCAGGACGGGGAGCCGGGCGCTTAG
- a CDS encoding DUF2510 domain-containing protein: MIALSLESERFGPADWVGGSVLVQAAVPSCRALTVTIAFLEATEDYRTPVLSASTPPLAAPGPLAAGASYPFSLQLPPQVQPPYRSRWGELFWEVDAKVDIASGRDHHAQRRILVLPPGVDDDMLGEAASEPGPPPPDAIANPAGWYPDPWLHKRLRWWDGAAWTGHLAD; encoded by the coding sequence GTGATCGCGCTCTCGCTGGAGAGCGAGCGCTTCGGCCCCGCTGACTGGGTCGGCGGCAGCGTGCTCGTGCAGGCAGCGGTGCCCTCTTGCCGCGCGCTCACGGTGACGATCGCCTTCCTCGAGGCCACCGAGGACTACCGCACGCCGGTGCTGTCGGCCTCCACCCCGCCGCTCGCCGCGCCGGGGCCGCTCGCAGCGGGAGCGTCGTATCCCTTCTCCCTCCAGCTCCCCCCACAGGTGCAGCCGCCCTACCGCTCCCGCTGGGGCGAGCTGTTCTGGGAGGTGGACGCCAAGGTGGACATCGCGAGCGGGCGGGACCACCACGCGCAGCGCCGGATCCTCGTGCTGCCGCCCGGGGTCGACGACGACATGCTCGGCGAGGCCGCCTCGGAGCCCGGACCGCCCCCGCCGGACGCGATCGCGAACCCCGCCGGCTGGTATCCCGACCCGTGGCTGCACAAGCGGCTGCGCTGGTGGGACGGCGCGGCCTGGACGGGGCACCTGGCGGACTGA
- a CDS encoding glycoside hydrolase family 15 protein has product MTGGPLDSLIPAGDSTRSPFPPIGDYGFLSDCEVTALVAPSGNVEWLCLPQFDSPSVFGSILDRDAGRFRVGPADMIVPAGRRYLPGTMMLETTWMTKTGWLIVRDALTIGPWHHESERAFRHRRSPTDWEAEHVLVRTVKCVQGQVELNMECEPVFDYGRARASWGYTGEGYSEAEATAEGCEAAVRLDTDLRMGFEGPRANARTTLREGDTAFVALSWSEHGGPGTFDQAYERMARTSTYWRHWLASGEFPDHPWQVHLERSALTLKGLSYAPTGAIASAATTSLPRVAGGTRNYDYRYSFIRDAAFSLWGLYGLGFDWEADDFFYFLADVAEELTPIRNMYAIDGRGSLDETELDHLEGYDGAKPVRVGNAAYDYEQHDVWGAMLDAAYLYARSRGALPERVWPCVERQVKAAVEQWREPDRGIWALRGEPRHFTSSKVLCWVAADRGARLAEMRDDDELAARWRAEADEIHADVLANGLDERGVFTQHYDTDELDASVLLIPLVRFLPPEDERVRATVNAIAGELIEGGLVLRHRTDGDVEGETFLVCSFWLVSALVEIDERERALELCERVLALAGPLGLFAEHIDPDTGRHYGNFPHAFTHLALVNAVMHLIDPREVSALLPDG; this is encoded by the coding sequence ATGACCGGCGGCCCTCTCGACAGCCTCATCCCCGCGGGCGACTCTACGCGCAGCCCCTTCCCGCCGATCGGCGACTACGGCTTCCTCTCCGACTGCGAGGTCACCGCACTGGTGGCTCCGAGCGGCAACGTCGAGTGGCTGTGCCTGCCGCAGTTCGACTCGCCAAGCGTGTTCGGATCGATCCTCGACCGCGACGCCGGCCGCTTCCGCGTGGGCCCCGCCGACATGATCGTGCCCGCCGGCCGCCGCTATCTGCCGGGCACCATGATGCTCGAGACCACGTGGATGACGAAGACGGGCTGGCTGATCGTGCGCGACGCGCTCACCATCGGCCCCTGGCACCACGAGTCCGAGCGCGCCTTCCGCCACCGCCGATCGCCCACCGACTGGGAGGCCGAGCACGTGCTGGTGCGCACGGTGAAGTGCGTGCAGGGGCAGGTGGAGCTCAACATGGAGTGCGAGCCGGTGTTCGACTACGGCCGCGCCCGCGCGAGCTGGGGCTACACCGGCGAGGGCTACAGCGAGGCGGAGGCCACGGCCGAAGGCTGCGAGGCCGCGGTGCGCCTGGACACCGACCTGCGCATGGGCTTCGAGGGGCCGCGCGCCAACGCCCGCACCACCCTGCGCGAGGGCGACACCGCCTTCGTGGCCCTGTCCTGGTCCGAGCACGGCGGACCGGGCACCTTCGACCAGGCGTACGAGCGGATGGCGCGCACCTCCACCTACTGGCGCCACTGGCTGGCCAGCGGGGAGTTCCCCGACCACCCGTGGCAGGTGCACCTCGAGCGCAGCGCCCTGACGCTCAAGGGCCTGTCGTATGCGCCCACGGGCGCCATCGCCTCGGCGGCCACGACCTCGCTGCCGCGCGTGGCCGGCGGCACGCGCAACTACGACTACCGCTACAGCTTCATCCGCGACGCGGCCTTCAGCCTCTGGGGCCTCTACGGGCTCGGCTTCGACTGGGAGGCCGACGACTTCTTCTACTTCCTCGCCGACGTGGCCGAGGAGCTCACCCCGATCCGCAACATGTACGCGATCGACGGCCGCGGGTCGCTCGACGAGACCGAGCTGGATCACCTCGAGGGCTACGACGGCGCCAAGCCGGTGCGCGTGGGCAACGCCGCCTACGATTACGAGCAGCACGACGTGTGGGGGGCCATGCTCGACGCTGCCTATCTCTACGCGCGCTCGCGCGGGGCCCTGCCCGAGCGCGTGTGGCCGTGCGTGGAGCGCCAGGTGAAGGCGGCGGTGGAGCAGTGGCGCGAGCCCGACCGCGGCATCTGGGCGCTGCGCGGCGAGCCGCGGCACTTCACCTCGTCCAAGGTGCTGTGCTGGGTGGCCGCGGACCGCGGCGCGCGGCTGGCGGAGATGCGCGACGACGACGAGCTGGCGGCCCGCTGGCGCGCCGAGGCGGACGAGATCCACGCCGACGTGCTGGCCAACGGGCTCGACGAGCGCGGCGTCTTCACCCAGCACTACGACACCGACGAGCTCGACGCCTCGGTGCTGCTCATCCCGCTCGTGCGCTTCCTCCCGCCCGAGGACGAGCGCGTGCGCGCCACGGTGAACGCGATCGCCGGCGAGCTGATCGAGGGCGGGCTGGTGCTGCGCCACCGCACCGACGGCGACGTGGAGGGGGAGACCTTCCTCGTGTGCTCGTTCTGGCTCGTGTCCGCCCTCGTGGAGATCGACGAGCGCGAGCGCGCGCTGGAGCTGTGCGAGAGGGTGCTGGCGCTCGCCGGCCCGCTCGGGCTGTTCGCCGAGCACATCGATCCGGACACCGGCCGCCACTACGGCAACTTCCCGCACGCCTTCACCCATCTGGCTCTGGTCAACGCCGTCATGCACCTGATCGACCCGCGTGAGGTTTCCGCGCTGCTCCCGGACGGGTAG